From a single Falco peregrinus isolate bFalPer1 chromosome 10, bFalPer1.pri, whole genome shotgun sequence genomic region:
- the HMGCS2 gene encoding hydroxymethylglutaryl-CoA synthase, mitochondrial isoform X2, translating to MLRLVGRAARCWGARQAPPGPERAAHGPQHSMPMQRACLSSGAGTGVWPKDVGILALEVYFPAQYVEQEELERYDGVEAGKYTRGLGQQQMGFCAAHEDINSLCLTVVQRLVERGRLSWDAIGRLEVGTETVIDKSKAVKTVLMQLFHDSGNTDVEGIDTTNACYGGTASLFNAAAWVESSAWDGRYAVVVCGDIAVYATGNARPTGGAGAIAMLVGPNAPLVLERGLRGTHMEHAYDFYKPDLSSEYPVVDGQLSIQCYLRALDRCYAVYRRKAESQWQQAGIQRPFTLDDFKFIIFHTPFCKLVQKSVGRLLLNDFLATPNPDTATGLYKGLQPFRGVKLEDTYTSKEVEKAFQAASQDIFNQKTKPSLLLSSRNGNMYTPSMYGCLASLLAQSSARDLAGSRIGAFSYGSGLAASMFSLRVSQDAAPGSPLDKLISSLADLPARLDARKRVAPQDFAEIMKQREETHHLADHAPHGSQADLFPGTWYLTRVDAKYRREYARKPV from the exons ATGCTGCGCTTGGTCGGCCGCGCCGCACGCTGCTGGGGGGCAAGGCAGGCACCGCCAGGGCCAGAGCGGGCAGCCCACGGGCCCCAGCACTCCATGCCCATGCAGAGAGCATG cctcTCCAGCGGTGCCGGGACGGGTGTCTGGCCCAAGGACGTGGGCATCCTGGCGCTGGAGGTGTACTTCCCTGCCCAGTACgtggagcaggaggagctggagcggTACGATGGCGTTGAGGCCGGCAAGTACACACGGGGCTTGGGCCAGCAGCAGATGGGCTTCTGCGCTGCCCATGAAGACATCAACTCCCTGTGCCTGACGGTGGTGCAGCGGCTGGTGGAGCGCGGGCGCCTCTCCTGGGATGCCATCGGCCGCCTGGAGGTGGGCACCGAGACTGTCATCGACAAGTCCAAGGCTGTCAAGACCGTCCTTATGCAGCTTTTCCATGACTCGGGCAACACTGATGTGGAGGGCATCGACACCACCAACGCCTGTTACGGGGGCACGGCCTCGCTCTTCaatgcagctgcctgggtggAGTCCAGCGCCTGGGATG GTCGCTATGCTGTGGTGGTGTGTGGGGACATCGCTGTCTATGCCACGGGGAACGCACGGCCCACGGGAGGTGCCGGTGCCATCGCCATGCTGGTAGGACCCAACGCCCCGCTGGTGCTGGAGAGAG gCCTGCGAGGAACCCACATGGAGCACGCCTACGACTTCTACAAGCCAGACCTGTCCTCTGAGTACCCGGTGGTGGACGGGCAGCTCTCCATCCAGTGCTACCTGCGGGCGCTGGACCGCTGCTATGCCGTGTACCGCCGGAAGGCAGAGAGCCAGTGGCAGCAGG CGGGCATCCAGCGGCCCTTCACCCTCGACGACTTCAAGTTCATCATCTTCCACACACCCTTCTGCAAGCTGGTGCAGAAGTCTGTGGGGCGGCTGCTGCTGAATGACTTCTTggccacccccaaccccgacaCGGCCACCGGCCTCTACAAGGGGCTTCAGCCCTTTCG CGGTGTGAAGCTGGAGGACACCTACACCAGCAAGGAGGTGGAGAAGGCGTTCCAGGCGGCCAGCCAGGACATCTTCAACCAGAAGACCAAGCCCTCGCTGCTCCTCTCCTCACGTAACGGCAACATGTACACACCATCCATGTACGGCTGCCTGGCCTCCCTCCTGGCACA GTCCTCAGCACGGGACCTGGCTGGGTCCCGGATCGGTGCCTTCTCCTACGGCTcagggctggctgccagcatgTTCTCCCTCCGCGTCTCACAGGATGCAGCCCCAG GCTCACCCCTGGACAAGCTGATCTCCAGCCTGGCTGACCTGCCAGCTCGCCTGGATGCCCGCAAGCGCGTGGCCCCGCAGGACTTCGCCGAGATCATGAAGCAGCGGGAGGAAACCCATCACTTAG CCGACCACGCTCCCCATGGCTCCCAGGCAGATCTCTTCCCTGGCACCTGGTACCTGACGCGGGTGGATGCCAAGTACCGCCGGGAATATGCCAGGAAGCCTGTCTAG
- the HMGCS2 gene encoding hydroxymethylglutaryl-CoA synthase, mitochondrial isoform X1: MLRLVGRAARCWGARQAPPGPERAAHGPQHSMPMQRACSLSSGAGTGVWPKDVGILALEVYFPAQYVEQEELERYDGVEAGKYTRGLGQQQMGFCAAHEDINSLCLTVVQRLVERGRLSWDAIGRLEVGTETVIDKSKAVKTVLMQLFHDSGNTDVEGIDTTNACYGGTASLFNAAAWVESSAWDGRYAVVVCGDIAVYATGNARPTGGAGAIAMLVGPNAPLVLERGLRGTHMEHAYDFYKPDLSSEYPVVDGQLSIQCYLRALDRCYAVYRRKAESQWQQAGIQRPFTLDDFKFIIFHTPFCKLVQKSVGRLLLNDFLATPNPDTATGLYKGLQPFRGVKLEDTYTSKEVEKAFQAASQDIFNQKTKPSLLLSSRNGNMYTPSMYGCLASLLAQSSARDLAGSRIGAFSYGSGLAASMFSLRVSQDAAPGSPLDKLISSLADLPARLDARKRVAPQDFAEIMKQREETHHLADHAPHGSQADLFPGTWYLTRVDAKYRREYARKPV, encoded by the exons ATGCTGCGCTTGGTCGGCCGCGCCGCACGCTGCTGGGGGGCAAGGCAGGCACCGCCAGGGCCAGAGCGGGCAGCCCACGGGCCCCAGCACTCCATGCCCATGCAGAGAGCATG cagcctcTCCAGCGGTGCCGGGACGGGTGTCTGGCCCAAGGACGTGGGCATCCTGGCGCTGGAGGTGTACTTCCCTGCCCAGTACgtggagcaggaggagctggagcggTACGATGGCGTTGAGGCCGGCAAGTACACACGGGGCTTGGGCCAGCAGCAGATGGGCTTCTGCGCTGCCCATGAAGACATCAACTCCCTGTGCCTGACGGTGGTGCAGCGGCTGGTGGAGCGCGGGCGCCTCTCCTGGGATGCCATCGGCCGCCTGGAGGTGGGCACCGAGACTGTCATCGACAAGTCCAAGGCTGTCAAGACCGTCCTTATGCAGCTTTTCCATGACTCGGGCAACACTGATGTGGAGGGCATCGACACCACCAACGCCTGTTACGGGGGCACGGCCTCGCTCTTCaatgcagctgcctgggtggAGTCCAGCGCCTGGGATG GTCGCTATGCTGTGGTGGTGTGTGGGGACATCGCTGTCTATGCCACGGGGAACGCACGGCCCACGGGAGGTGCCGGTGCCATCGCCATGCTGGTAGGACCCAACGCCCCGCTGGTGCTGGAGAGAG gCCTGCGAGGAACCCACATGGAGCACGCCTACGACTTCTACAAGCCAGACCTGTCCTCTGAGTACCCGGTGGTGGACGGGCAGCTCTCCATCCAGTGCTACCTGCGGGCGCTGGACCGCTGCTATGCCGTGTACCGCCGGAAGGCAGAGAGCCAGTGGCAGCAGG CGGGCATCCAGCGGCCCTTCACCCTCGACGACTTCAAGTTCATCATCTTCCACACACCCTTCTGCAAGCTGGTGCAGAAGTCTGTGGGGCGGCTGCTGCTGAATGACTTCTTggccacccccaaccccgacaCGGCCACCGGCCTCTACAAGGGGCTTCAGCCCTTTCG CGGTGTGAAGCTGGAGGACACCTACACCAGCAAGGAGGTGGAGAAGGCGTTCCAGGCGGCCAGCCAGGACATCTTCAACCAGAAGACCAAGCCCTCGCTGCTCCTCTCCTCACGTAACGGCAACATGTACACACCATCCATGTACGGCTGCCTGGCCTCCCTCCTGGCACA GTCCTCAGCACGGGACCTGGCTGGGTCCCGGATCGGTGCCTTCTCCTACGGCTcagggctggctgccagcatgTTCTCCCTCCGCGTCTCACAGGATGCAGCCCCAG GCTCACCCCTGGACAAGCTGATCTCCAGCCTGGCTGACCTGCCAGCTCGCCTGGATGCCCGCAAGCGCGTGGCCCCGCAGGACTTCGCCGAGATCATGAAGCAGCGGGAGGAAACCCATCACTTAG CCGACCACGCTCCCCATGGCTCCCAGGCAGATCTCTTCCCTGGCACCTGGTACCTGACGCGGGTGGATGCCAAGTACCGCCGGGAATATGCCAGGAAGCCTGTCTAG
- the PHGDH gene encoding D-3-phosphoglycerate dehydrogenase, producing MALGKLQKVLISDSLDPCCREILQAGGLRVQEKPGLSKEELLREIRDCDGLIVRSATKVTADVLEAAQRLQVVGRAGTGVDNVDVEAATRKGVLVMNTPTGNSLSAAELTCGMILCLARQIPQAAASMKEGKWDRKKYMGMELNGKTLAVLGLGRIGREVATRMQAFGMKTIGYDPIITPEASAAFGVEQLPLEQIWPRCDFITVHTPLLPSTTGLLNDSTFAKCRRGVQVVNCARGGIVDEGALLRALQSGQCGGAALDVFTQEPPKDRDLVNHPNVICCPHLGASTHEAQSRCGKEIAMQIVDMATGKGLAGTVNGQALSKAFAPQTKPWIALARALGTLLHAEGKQAQGSVQVCTLGTPLQEAGSYLTPAVAAGMLAGGTQKEVTLVNALLLAQEAGLKVTTTHGHVAPEPDGSTGLLQVSLQGTPHRVAGTVQGSTPVLRELNGATFKQPAPLAGPLLIYRAKATEPGALPALAGLLGKVGVQLQSYHSSSTVAGEQWSVVGLSAPLSDLSELKPRTMEVFQLHL from the exons ATGGCCCTGGGGAAGCTGCAGAAGGTGCTGATCAGCGATAGCCTGGACCCCTGCTGCCGGGAGATACTGCAGGCCGGCGGGCTCCGAGTGCAGGAGAAGCCCGGCCTGAGCAAGGAGGAGCTGCTGCGGGAGATCCGG GATTGCGATGGCCTCATTGTCCGCTCGGCCACCAAAGTCACGGCCGACGTGCTGGAGGCGGCGCAGCGGCTGCAGGTGGTGGGCAGAGCGGGCACCGGCGTGGACAACGTGGACGTGGAGGCGGCCACCAGGAAGGGGGTCCTGGTCATGAA CACACCCACTGGGAACAGCCTCAGTGCCGCTGAGCTCACCTGTGGGATGATCCTCTGCTTGGCCAG GCAGATCccgcaggcagctgcctccatGAAGGAGGGCAAGTGGGACCGTAAGAAG TACATGGGCATGGAGCTGAACGGGAAGacgctggctgtgctggggctggggcgcATCGGCAGGGAGGTAGCCACTCGCATGCAGGCTTTCGGCATGAAG ACCATAGGGTACGACCCCATCATCACCCCCGAAGCCTCGGCTGCCTTCGGCGTGGAGCAGCTGCCACTGGAGCAGATCTGGCCCCGCTGCGACTTCATCACAGTGCACACCCCACTGCTGCCCTCCACCACGG GGCTCCTCAACGACAGTACCTTCGCCAAGTGCCGCCGTGGCGTGCAGGTGGTGAACTGTGCCCGTGGTGGCATCGTGGACGAGGGTGCGCTGCTGCGGGCGCTGCAGTCGGGGCAGTGCGGCGGGGCTGCCCTCGATGTCTTCACACAG GAGCCCCCGAAGGACCGTGACCTGGTGAACCACCCCAACGTCATCTGCTGCCCACACCTGGGTGCCAGCACACACGAGGCACAGAGCCGCTGCGGCAAGGAGATCGCCATGCAGATCGTGGACATGGCcacagggaaggggctggctgGCACA GTTAACGGGCAGGctctcagcaaggcttttgcaCCCCAGACCAAGCCCTGGATTGCCCTGGCCAGagccctgggcacactgctgcaCGCTGAGGGCAAGCAAGCACAGGGCAGCGTGCAGGTCTGCACCCTAG gaACACCCCTGCAGGAGGCCGGGAGCTACCTGACGCCTGCCGTGGCTGCAGGCATGCTGGCTGGAGGGACACAGAAGGAGGTGACCCTGGTGaatgccctgctgctggcccaggaGGCTGGGCTGAAG GTCACAACCACCCACGGCCACGTGGCCCCTGAGCCCGACGGCAGCACCGGCTTGCTGCAGGTGTCCCTGCAGGGCACCCCACACCGCGTGGCGGGGACAGTGCAGGGCAGCACCCCGGTGCTGCGGGAGCTCAACGGGGCCACCTTCAAGCAGCCGGCCCCACTGGCTGGCCCTCTCCTCATCTACAGAGCCAAAGCCACCGAGCCTGGTGCTCTGCCCGCGCTTGCCG ggctgctggggaaggtgggCGTCCAGCTCCAGTCCTACCACAGCTCCAGCACGGTGGCAGGGGAGCAGTGGAGTGTCGTCGGGCTCTCAGCCCCTTTGTCGGACCTCAGCGAGTTGAAACCACGCACCATGGAGGTCTTCCAGCTCCACCTGTAG
- the REG4 gene encoding regenerating islet-derived protein 4 → MVAVARFTLVLLGCVGLLWPAGARYIDYCPKGWYYYKLNCFKYFSQLRSWDEAERQCQASHASAHLAWVEEPKEAATLQRVISYYQRVQPVWLGLHYGQESQAWQWVSGDKYSVTSGLARSGAHSGTCGILTHLSGFTLWSSADCSQRHHYVCKFSPVH, encoded by the exons ATGGTGGCAGTGGCCAGATTCACCCTCGTGCTGCTGGGCTGCGTGGGGCTCCTGTGGCCAGCCG GCGCCCGGTACATAGACTACTGCCCCAAGGGCTGGTATTACTACAAGCTCAACTGCTTCAAGTATTTCAGTCAGCTCCGGAGCTGGGACGAGGCTGAG CGGCAGTGCCAGGCCAGCCACGCCAGCGCCCACCTGGCCTGGGTGGAGGAGCCCAAGGAGGCAGCCACCCTGCAGAGGGTCATCTCCTACTACCAGCGCGTGCAGCCCGTCTGGCTCGGCCTCCACTACGGGCAGGAG AGCCAGGCCTGGCAGTGGGTGAGTGGGGACAAGTACAGCGTCACCAGTGGGCTGGCTCGGAGCGGTGCCCACAGTGGCACCTGCGGCATCCTGACCCATCTCAGCG GCTTCACCCTTTGGTCCAGCGCCGACTGCTCCCAGCGCCACCACTACGTCTGCAAGTTCAGCCCGGTGCACTGA
- the LOC101912700 gene encoding myomegalin-like isoform X9 has translation MKETCRICARELCGNQRRWIFHTAAKLNLQVLLSHVLGRELCRDGKSEFACSKCAFMLDRIYRFDTVIARIEALSIERLQKLLLEKDRLKFCIASMYRRNNEDSSTDDRAGDGTVDLSNLPDVRYAALLQEDFAYSGYEYWADQDEHSLEPHSCHASEGASNRPRRCRGCAALRVADADYEAICKVPRKVARSISCGLSSRWSASMGNEESSVCDAAESTSARVPVDGESMEEGTPASSVESLDTTVEASPPQQKDEDADKGVKGNGKCDDFSDERMTPNSSLSGNRLELALSLIKALDYKPLQSPRGSRLPIPVKSSLPPPKLSRDLADGSTSAGLACASSVFLNADRKSFSRAPLGLPLEISELQELWDDLCEDYMPLRVQDVQVEHQQPAPGDPAAEEHVSDLCAAELQGKIQQFEAANKLLQEKLSELSFELKSAQETSQMQDLTIQNLNEALKSKESKTEELYRIIEGQNETMAKLRDKLHRSHLGQLQVSENLLSSQEQQMSLLDLQNTLFCTKLEMQKLKRAQHQKEHQLAEARRATQLLETMVHEEEQQKEATWKHNQELRAVVQQLETELQDKAQQLQTVEWEKCRELQAQEQCFQHLNQQLARKEQLLQESRELLQCQQSLDKSPAAMNAMLEKLQQRVSDRDAALERAVDEKFCALEKKEQELQQLRLSIRERGSDLERLRNVLSSNEATIHSLESLLKAKTLELEQVSATCQNLRWLKEEIEAKSCSRQKEQEGIIQQLQTCLHDRNKEVEELTATLLCKLGPGQSEVAEKLCLRLQHKEKMLQDLLSDRNRQTMEHDAEIRELLQAVSTKEQQSRAAAQKMAHALAERSCELQLLRQHMLGKEPVGMQSVGARLSKQDKQPVQGVLQRACGATVIAGPPQGESICRTEGVMMSAAELEKDLVNAREELELMAKKERESRRELTALQSVIATQEEELQVQASDIEALTRTVQIKEDLIKDLQMQLVDPEEIPVVERLTQEVLVLREKVAIAESRGQEATGNRRQQLLLTLEGLVAERNRLNEALQAERQLCSSLVKFHMHPDSAARDHTLQVELEGVRKLRGQLEEALGRSLEFLNRLETQDAIGGGEQERVRVLPQHAF, from the exons atgaAGGAAACCTGCCGGATCTGTGCTCGGGAGCTGTGCGGCAACCAGCGGCGATGGATCTTCCACACAGCGGCCAAGCTGAACCTCCAGGTGCTGCTCTCCCATGTCCTGGGCAGGGAGCTGTGCCGGGATGGCAAATCTGAGTTCGCTTGCAGCAAGTGTGCCTTCATGCTGGACCGCATCTACAGGTTCGATACTGTCATTGCGCGCATTGAGGCCCTCTCCATCGAGCGCCTGCAGAAACTGCTACTGGAGAAAGATCGCCTCAAGTTCTGCATTGCAAGCATGTACCGCAGGAACAATGAAGACTCTAGCACAGATGACAGAGCTGGGGATGGGACTGTGGACCTTTCTAACCTGCCTGATGTACGGTATGCTGCCCTCCTTCAGGAGGATTTTGCTTATTCTGGATATGAATATTGGGCGGATCAAGATGAGCACAGCCTGGAGCCACACAGCTGCCATGCTTCAGAAGGAGCAAGTAACCGCCCACGGCGTTGCCGTGGCTGTGCTGCGCTGCGGGTGGCTGATGCTGACTATGAAGCAATTTGCAAAGTGCCACGAAAAGTGGCCAGAAGCATCTCCTGCGGGCTCTCCAGCCGGTGGTCAGCCAGCATGGGCAATGAGGAATCATCAGTGTGTGACGCGGCGGAGTCCACCAGCGCCAGAGTGCCTGTGGATGGGGAGAGCATGGAGGAAGGCACGCCTGCATCCTCTGTCGAGTCCCTGGACACAACTGTGGAGGCCAGCCCCCCACAGCAGAAGGATGAAGATGCAGATAAGGGAGTGAAGGGGAATGGGAAATGTGACGATTTCTCAGATGAGCGCATGACCCCAAACTCTTCGCTGAGCGGGAACAGGCTGGAGCTGGCCCTCAGTTTGATCAAGGCTTTGGACTACAAACCCCTTCAGAGCCCCCGAGGCAGCAGGCTACCTATTCCTGTGAAGTCCAGCTTGCCCCCTCCCAAGCTGAGCCGCGACTTGGCAGATGGCAGCACTTCTGCTGGCTTAGCGTGTGCTAGTTCTGTCTTCCTGAACGCAGACAGAAAATCCTTTTCCAGAGCCCCTTTGGGTCTTCCCCTGGAGATTTCTGAACTTCAGGAGCTGTGGGATGACCTCTGTGAGGATTATATGCCGCTGCGGGTGCAG GATGTGCAGGTTGAACATCAACAGCCGGCTCCAGGTGaccctgcagcagaggagcatGTGTCTGatctgtgtgctgcagagctgcagggcaaAATCCAGCAATTTGAAGCTGCCAACAAG ttgTTACAGGAAAAGCTGAGTGAATTGAGTTTTGAATTAAAATCTGCCCAAGAAACATCGCAGATGCAAGATCTTACAATCCAGAATCTGAATGAGGCCCTGAAGAGCAAAGAGAGTAAG ACAGAAGAGCTGTACCGTATCATTGAAGGGCAGAATGAGACGATGGCCAAGCTACGGGACAAGTTACACAGAAGCCATCTGGGACAGTTGCAG GTGTCAGAGAACCTACTCTCATCCCAGGAGCAGCAAATGTCACTGCTGGATCTTCAGAACACACTTTTCTGCACCAAGCTGGAgatgcagaaactgaaaagagCTCAGCACCAGAAGGAGCATCAACTGGCTGAAGCCAGGAGAGCAACCCAGCTCCTAGAGACCATGGTGcatgaggaagagcagcagaaagaggcaACCTGGAAACACAACCAG gaGCTGCGTGCTGTGGTGCAGCAGCTAGAGACAGAGCTGCAGGACAAGGCTCAGCAGCTCCAGACAGTGGAGTGGGAGAAATGCCGTGAGCTGCAGGCCCAGGAGCAGTGTTTTCAGCATTTGAATCAGCAGCTGGCTCGCAAGGAACAGCTTCTGCAG GAATCGAGGGAGCTTCTGCAGTGCCAGCAAAGCTTGGACAAGAGCCCTGCAGCCATGAATGCCATGCTGGAGAAACTGCAGCAGCGAGTCAGCGACAGGGACGCTGCTCTGGAG CGAGCAGTAGATGAGAAGTTCTGTGCCCTGGAGAAGAAGGAGCAAGAGCTGCAACAGCTCCGTCTCTCAATAAGGGAGCGTGGAAGTGACCTGGAGAGACTGCGCAATGTCCTGTCCAGCAACGAGGCCACCATTCAC AGCCTGGAGAGCCTCCTGAAAGCCAAAACCCTGGAACTAGAACAGGTCTCTGCAACCTGCCAAAACCTCCGCTGGCTCAAAGAGGAGATCGAGGCCAaatcctgcagcaggcagaaggaACAGGAGGGGAtcatccagcagctgcagacctGCCTGCATGACAGGAACAAGGAAGTGGAG GAGCTTACAGCAACTCTGCTGTGCAAGCTGGGCCCAGGACAGAGTGAGGTAGCAGAGAAGCTGTGCTTGCGTCTCCAGCACAAGGAGAAAATGCTGCAAGATCTCCTCAGTGACAGGAACCGTCAGACTATGGAACATGATGCTGAAATccgggagctgctgcaggctgtgagcaccaaggagcagcagagcaga GCGGCTGCACAGAAGATGGCACATGCTTTGGCTGAAAGGAGCTGCGAGTTACAACTATTGCGCCAGCATATGTTGGGGAAGGAGCCTGTCGGGATGCAGTCAGTTGGTGCCAGGCTGTCGAAGCAGGACAAACAGCCTGTACAA ggAGTACTGCAAAGAGCTTGTGGAGCTACAGTCATTGCTGGACCCCCACAGGGAGAGAGCATCTGCAGGACAGAGGGAG TTATGAtgtcagcagcagaactggagAAGGATCTTGTTAATGccagggaggagctggagctgatggcaaagaaggaaagggaaagcagg CGGGAGCTCACTGCTCTCCAGTCTGTCATAGCCACACAGGAAGAAGAGCTGCAGGTGCAGGCCTCAGATATAGAGGCCTTGACCAGGACCGTCCAGATCAAAGAGGACCTCATCAAG GATCTGCAGATGCAGCTTGTGGATCCTGAAGAAATTCCAGTCGTGGAAAGGCTGACACAAGAAGTACTGGTGCTTCGGGAGAAAGTGGCCATAGCAGAGTCACGAGGACAGGAGGCTACTGgaaacagaaggcagcag TTGTTACTGACGCTGGAAGGACTGGTGGCTGAAAGGAATCGGTTAAATGAGGCTCTTCAGGCAgagaggcagctctgcagcagcctggtaAAGTTTCACATGCACCCAGACAG CGCTGCGAGAGACCACACTCTGCAGGTGGAGCTGGAGGGGGTCCGCAAGCTCCGGGGACAGCTGGAAGAAGCTCTTGGAAGAAGCTTGGAGTTTTTGAACAGGCTGGAGACACAGGACGCCATAGGAGGTGGGGAACAGGAGCGTGTGAGAGTCCTACCCCAGCATGCCTTCTGA